From a single Caldanaerobius fijiensis DSM 17918 genomic region:
- a CDS encoding cupin domain-containing protein — protein sequence MLEKKYVYSLADDKIIERIVDDENIHLNHMILIKGTNLPEHYSNSNVYMIIVRGKMTLRLNEQEPHHYTKGDIINIPYKTKMNVYNQDEEVLEFFVVKSPNPKNYKEKE from the coding sequence ATGCTGGAGAAAAAATATGTATACAGTCTTGCAGATGACAAAATAATTGAAAGGATTGTGGATGATGAGAATATTCACCTGAATCATATGATTCTTATAAAAGGTACAAATCTTCCTGAACACTATTCCAATTCCAACGTGTATATGATAATTGTACGGGGGAAAATGACTTTGCGGTTAAATGAACAAGAACCTCATCATTATACTAAAGGAGATATTATTAATATACCGTACAAAACAAAAATGAATGTTTATAATCAGGATGAAGAAGTATTGGAATTCTTTGTGGTAAAGTCGCCTAATCCTAAGAACTACAAAGAGAAGGAGTGA
- a CDS encoding transposase — protein sequence MSILTKEQLKNFISENNIQSIPDLYASLKNLFKDTIQEMLEAELSTELGYEKYEKKDKDTPNSRNGYT from the coding sequence ATGTCAATTTTGACAAAGGAACAATTAAAAAATTTCATCAGTGAAAACAATATTCAATCTATTCCAGACCTTTATGCGTCATTAAAAAACCTTTTTAAAGATACTATCCAAGAAATGCTTGAAGCAGAGCTTTCTACAGAGCTTGGATATGAAAAGTATGAGAAGAAAGATAAAGATACTCCAAACTCAAGAAATGGATATAC
- a CDS encoding Crp/Fnr family transcriptional regulator: MNIKDYLDILKLTGLFDEFSAKELLNLFKTHNYIISKYNKGSIIHFESEKCNYWDIILKGQVFVQKIDEKGNVLTVAEFKIGDNIGGNLLFSKYPYYPMSVIAKSDTEILHIPKDFVLQLCQTSQDFLVKFLTCISDKTAILTSKIKSISMKSIRESIIEFLNYEYYTQKSKEIKLNMTKKELAERLGIQRTSLSRELNRDCKKFCVK; encoded by the coding sequence ATGAACATAAAAGACTATCTGGACATTTTAAAACTAACAGGGTTATTTGACGAATTTTCTGCTAAAGAACTGCTTAATCTTTTTAAAACGCATAATTATATTATCTCTAAATACAACAAAGGCAGCATTATCCATTTTGAAAGTGAGAAATGCAATTACTGGGATATTATTTTAAAAGGCCAGGTATTTGTTCAAAAGATTGATGAAAAGGGAAATGTGTTAACTGTTGCAGAATTTAAAATCGGAGATAACATAGGTGGCAACCTATTGTTTTCAAAGTATCCTTATTATCCCATGAGTGTGATAGCAAAATCAGATACTGAAATTTTACATATCCCTAAAGATTTTGTATTGCAACTTTGTCAGACTAGCCAGGATTTCTTAGTTAAGTTTTTAACCTGTATATCAGATAAAACTGCTATCTTAACAAGCAAAATTAAGTCAATCTCCATGAAATCTATAAGGGAGTCTATTATTGAATTCTTAAATTATGAGTATTACACTCAAAAAAGTAAAGAAATAAAACTTAATATGACAAAAAAGGAATTGGCCGAAAGGTTAGGTATTCAAAGAACTTCTCTTTCCCGTGAACTCAATAGAGACTGTAAAAAATTTTGTGTAAAATGA